The following coding sequences are from one Nicotiana tabacum cultivar K326 chromosome 1, ASM71507v2, whole genome shotgun sequence window:
- the LOC107791310 gene encoding uncharacterized protein LOC107791310: METSSLATVLEKKKGYWVGFTFPPYFPSFNFFAPCFHKRETKRLKQEQKEKVKVLIQIQKTKSLNLIQALKDLPPTLKLPPQEGLRENPRDLFSPKRPAIPRESLLRHLQVEANLSLISFILGPGSKLLLGLLEEPAASENIWRFNIQWIMEIKVGWVSEDPQMSIVAE, translated from the exons ATGGAAACG TCATCTTTGGCAACggttcttgaaaaaaaaaagggcTACTGGGTCGGTTTTACTTTTCCTCCCTATTTTCCCTCTTTTAACTTTTTCGCGCCTTGTTTTCACAAAAGAGAGACAAAGCGTCTCAAGcaggaacaaaaagaaaaagtaaaagtcCTAATACAGATACAAAAAACAAAAAGCCTAAATTTGATACAAGCCCTAAAAGACCTGCCACCCACACTCAAGCTACCACCGCAAGAAGGCTTACGAGAAAATCCAAGAGATTTGTTCAGCCCTAAAAGACCTGCCATCCCTAGAG AGAGTTTGTTGAGGCATCTCCAGGTTGAAGCTAACTTAAGTCTCATCTCCTTTATACTAG GTCCAGGAAGCAAATTACTACTGGGATTGCTTGAGGAGCCAGCTGCAAGTGAAAATATTTG GAGATTTAATATTCAATGGATCATGGAGATAAAAGTTGGATGGGTCTCCGAAGATCCACAGATGAGTATAGTCGCTGAGTGa